The Thermoplasmata archaeon genome includes a window with the following:
- the cas7i gene encoding type I-B CRISPR-associated protein Cas7/Cst2/DevR: MKVVQVSILGKISGNVNADEVIGTRVTLKKMYSSSGEVLPFVSARAVKYAIRDALRNRGLEVDPFISDPKATEALRLADTGDPKKYVDNDLFGYMSTKGRGKTAERRQAPVALSYFKAIKDTPVKSEFGARFPRQWAGKVDDNPVPFEVEIAEFVGKLNCIMYDYIGKFEDGSVLDGGERAKRIKNFAEILLAPAYVLPRRTNSLNIPEYIASLVVLSENGPLPIYQHLDYDFENNRISLENLKMITNREEIVNKASKILFIDYKGSIGDLPQKIEKASVGKAVDEITKFL; the protein is encoded by the coding sequence CGAGAGTGACGCTGAAGAAAATGTACTCTTCAAGTGGGGAAGTACTACCATTCGTGTCTGCTAGAGCCGTGAAGTATGCGATACGGGATGCGTTACGAAACCGAGGTTTGGAAGTAGATCCATTTATTAGTGATCCGAAGGCGACAGAGGCGCTTCGCTTAGCAGATACAGGGGACCCTAAGAAGTATGTTGACAATGATCTTTTTGGATACATGTCAACAAAGGGTAGAGGTAAAACCGCAGAGAGACGCCAGGCACCAGTTGCCCTTTCTTATTTCAAAGCAATAAAGGACACACCAGTAAAATCCGAATTTGGTGCAAGGTTTCCAAGACAATGGGCAGGCAAAGTAGATGATAACCCAGTTCCTTTCGAAGTCGAAATTGCGGAGTTTGTTGGAAAATTGAATTGCATAATGTATGACTATATAGGCAAATTTGAAGATGGCTCGGTGTTGGATGGTGGAGAGCGGGCAAAAAGAATAAAAAATTTTGCCGAGATCTTGCTTGCGCCAGCATACGTACTCCCACGACGTACAAATTCATTGAATATCCCAGAGTACATAGCATCACTAGTGGTGCTCTCAGAAAATGGGCCATTACCTATCTATCAACACCTCGATTATGATTTTGAAAATAATAGAATATCTTTAGAAAACCTAAAAATGATTACGAACAGAGAAGAGATTGTAAATAAAGCCAGTAAAATACTGTTTATTGATTACAAGGGCAGCATAGGTGATTTACCACAAAAAATAGAAAAAGCTAGTGTCGGCAAGGCAGTTGACGAAATCACTAAATTTCTATGA